Genomic window (Nymphaea colorata isolate Beijing-Zhang1983 chromosome 1, ASM883128v2, whole genome shotgun sequence):
TCTCTTCTGTGTATTTTTAGTCTGCAGCAAAAAGAATAGCATTGCTCAAATTCCATATATTTTCTTCTGAAGTTGGATACTCAATGTTGAATTCCACTGTGTGGGAATGACATGAAACCTTTCATGTTATGCATGTATGCTAATGTCAACAATGGCTGCTTGAGTTGttggtttcaagtttcaactaatCGGAGATcactaagtttttcaaagaatACATATCAATTTGGCATCAAGTTCAACGGGACAGAATTAACTTCCGTGCATTGTGCTTAAGCGTATCATATCCTTATTAATCTACTTCATGTATTGGAGCTTTGGATTCACATTGTTGTAATGATTTTATTTAATATGAACTCTTTTGCAATTCTTTATTATGATTTTGGTGGTTGATACTTTCAgctaatttgatttggtgaTGCTGCCCAAACCAAATATGTTTGTTGCCATTGTatttaccttttttgttttgcatctgATGTTTCCTGATCCTGCCATTTTCAGCTGGAGTTCCTATGGAGAATATTCTTTACCTTGGAGGACCGAATATAGCTTCTGAAATATACAACAAGGAGTATGCCAATGCACGAATATGTGGATCTGACAAATGGAGGAAACCTCTTGCAAAGTTTTTAAGGCAGCCTCATTTCATTGTGTGGGATAACAGTGACCTTGTCACTCATGAAGTTATGGGTGGTTTAAAAAATGTGTACGCTATTGGGGCAGGTGTGATCATTTTTCTGTATCTCCTAAGCGCAACAGCTACTGAGCTTCAAGACAGATATATGTGTCTATTGTTTGTTCTCTTAGGCACTTCTAGCTAATTTATCTTCCTACATACCGTGCAATTTAAGGGTCGCTATTCATTCTGTCTCCCTTAATTGTCAAATGTTAGTTCTTATCAGCAAAAGAAGGTTCCTTCCAATGTTAATCTATCCAATGTTTTCACATGTGACGAAAATTGCATGTAATCATCTAAACTTGAAATAACTCACTGCAGTTTCTCAATACCCATGTGCCACTTATATAGCTTTAGAGCAACTTGTTTTAAAAGCGTAAATAGGTTGCTTTAGATAATTTGTCCTTTTATCATCTGGCAAAGCTGGATATAAATTCCATTTTTCTGCTGCAGTTAGCCTACTGGACTGAGTTTGCTTCCCTGCATTTTAAGTTTATAAATTATCCTCTTACCACTGAATGTAATATAGGGATCGGTAGGTCTTCTATGAAACTATGATAGTCGCTCCATTATATTTTTCCTTGTATTGCCTTCTGATTAGAATAACACTTTGGCAATGGCAGGCATGGTTGCAGCTCTGACCAATGAGAGTGCTACGAGTAAATCTGTTTATTTTGCACATTGTACATCTGAAATGATATTCATAACTCACCTGTTGACTGAAGAACCGGAGAAGCTTGCTGGCCCATTGCTGGCTGATACATATGTTACTCTCCTAAAGGGTCGTAATGCATGGTATGGGCAGATGCTAGCAAAGGGAGAACTTAGTCGTGATATGGGTGATAGCATCAAAGGGAAGGGAATGATTCAGGTCTGCTTTCTGATTATTTTCTTATCTGCTAAACTGTGGTACCCTCGCAATTGATGTATATTTAGCTTCACAATCATATGCCTCAAACTGTATTTATGCCTAAGAAACACAGACTCTTCAGCAGGTGCTGCACCCGAGCCATGTTGACTCAGGTGCAGTTGCGGCAACTGACAATTTGCTTTCAATGAATCACTAATAGGACCATAGCTTGATAATTGTTAATTTGACTATTGGTGGTGGACAAccttatataaaatatatatattattcaccCATTTTTCCTGTTTGTAAAATGCTACACCCACACTCTGCATTTGTGTGACATAGATTTATGCACTATACCAGGAGAGCAAGCATGTGCTCAAGCATCTCCATTGTTCACATGCCTGAGATTGACTCGGTACATGTATATACTGTCTGACAAAATAACATATTGATTTGCCTAATGCTTTGATGCTTTTACCAGGGTGTATCTGCTGTACATGCATTCCACGAGCTGCTTGGTCAACCCTGCCTAAATGTGCTACATCCTGATGAAAACAGACCGGTTGCCCCACTTGAACTATGCCCCATCTTGAAGACGCTCTATGGAATCCTTATCACAAGGTCGTGTGTTTCTCTCTGGTTCTCTTTTTGCTTGATTATCATAGACGTACATATTTTATTCTAGTAACAGTTTGTGAGTAAATGGAACttatccaagaaaaaaaaatgtcagtttAGAGTGATTAAATTCTACGATGGGAAACTTTGGTGGATCAAATGGTCCAAATGGGTGGGCCATATTCATTATCAGTTCTTGTACAAGTTTTAGTTTTTCAGGCAGCAGTTAGGGCAGGATCTGTACAGGTGATTAGGGAGCTCCTCCACCCGGTGATCTCATTTGTAGACCACCTGCTGTTCTTATACTGTGTATCTTGTCAAATTGTGGTGTTGGCTACCCAGTAGGAACCTATGGTACCATCCATTGGGTGAATTAGTCCGCTggtcttttgttgtttttctttattgcaaTGTCGTGAGCCTGTGAGCCGGCAGGATGCACCATCTGATTGCTTTTAGATAACGAGTCACATCAGGGGCTTCTAACTTCTTTCAGATCTTCAGCTTTTGattctctcattcttttgtatagccttttttttttggcttgtgTATATTGGTGCTATATAAAGGGAAGGGAGTTCTCTCTCCCAGCTAAATCATCAGGAAGATGGGAAATTCAGGGGTTTTTGTTGGTCGATCTTGCTCCATCCTTGCACatcctgaaattttttgttctccCTTGTTGGTTAAGAAGACAGGCGTGTTAAGCAAGTAGTCTAATATTTTGTTTAATACTCACAGGGACCTACCTACTCAGGCCATTCTTCAAGCTTTAAGAGATGAAACCATGAATGATCCCCGTGACCGAATTGAGATAGCAATGAAGCACGCTTTTTACAAGCCATCGCTTTTGAGGCAACCTTGAAACCATGGTGACTTCTGTAGCCTTCACGCAGGTTGCTGAACGTATGCTCCTTGGTTTGTTAACTGGGGGTGAGAATCTTGTCCATATGATCGATGGGTTTAAAAAACTTTTGAGTTTCATCTTTAGTTTGTATTGCTCGCATGTGAGAAATGTCTGGAGGATTGTTGCCTTATTACTGAATAATCAATAgaaatcttcattttgctttGATCTGTATCACTTTGAGAAAATTGCATCCATCACCCACACTTTATGGAAGATGCAGCAGCAACTGTTCTAGCTGCTAATCTATGCCATTGCGTGGAACAACAGAATGTTGACTAGGCTACCAGAGGGCTTCGTTTGAGTATCTAAACAAGCAGGAATCAAGGACGAAAGTTTCCAGGTGATGCAAATCTGACCCTCCAAAGCAACAGGTTCGCCGAACATGTCCATGTTGATGTCTGCTAGTCTGTTGGTGGAGAGCGCATCAATTCAGCTATGAAACGAGGATTAACCCAAGAACTGGCGAGGTGGAGATGACGAGTTCAACTGGTCTCAGCTGCTTAATTGTATGTTGTCATACATATATCCCCAAACCTAGCTCTTTTGGTTCAGTTTCCACCATCCATGCAGGCCTGTTCAAATTATAGTCGTCAGTCTGAAAGCACATGTAAAGAGGACGCACACGCAAGCACATGTGCAAAATTGTACTCCTAGGACCACCAACAGCAATAGCAAGGCAGTAGAAAAAGGGAAGTACTTATTCATTATGAAGTTGATGGTTCCCTTTGATGCACGATCAAGGAGAGTTTTTCTGGCCTCAACTGAGACTCCTTGAGGCTgccaaaaagggaaaaagaaaagtttaaccGCGGACATTGTTCGACGTATCACGTGGTACACAGACGTCAATATGGTGCATTTCCTACCTCTTCAGGGAACCAAACTCCGGGCTGAGTACTTCCTTCGAGAATTGCCATGGCAAATGCTGCTGTGCAAGTTCCAACAGCTCTggaaaaacatgaacaaaaaaagagGCATGACACAGTACGGAAAGCTTGTGCACTTGTTATAAACGAAAGAATCCGCAATATAGAATCAACCTAGAGTTTGTTTCGGGAGGAACATTTTGAATTCCCATTaattctccctcttttttttttgaaagaaaaacttcaTTTGATTGCAACCTGACTGCCACTCCGCTGATGGCAGTCAAGTGAATGAaggttttgtttgattttgtgcTCTATTGAGGTCTGGGGATGGTCCCCAAAAGTTCTCACCGTTACCCCATCCATtgaaagatcaagaaaaacaactaaCATGGAaacaaattataaaagaaaGCCTGAGAAGGATCTCAGTACGGAACTTACTCTGACAGTCTTTTATGACTGTAAATGCCTACTGTATTGCGGCCCTTCGAGCATTCCAGATCCACCTGAATGTAACCATCATGAAAATACTTATAAAATTAATGAGTAGTCTGACTGTGGAAGCCGCATCTACAATGCTGTCGCGCACTCAGCGCAGactaaaagaattttgacaaGCAAGGTATCCTTCACTGTCCCTCTGTCTGTTCTTATATTCTTGTATTCTCTTATTGTTCGTGATGGTAGCTGCCACCACTTTTGTTGGGAAAACATTTCCAACTAAAGAAATTACCATGAAATTCGAACATACACATATAATGGTTTCTGTAGAAGAAATCTAGTGAAAGCTGGCGCAATAACATACTCTCATTGAGACACGCTCTCCAGCTATTCCATCAAATGCTCGAACAATTGGGTCGAACAAAGAAACGAGTTGTTGGACTTTGCTCCTGTCTCTCAGAGTTTCCTGCATTACATCGACAAGGACGGTGAACACACATTTGTTGCCAAGCGTAAGGTGGAAGACGAAAGATTGATGGCTCAACCTATGGCTAATTGAAATACAGGCATGTAAATTTACAAATAATAATAGGTTGGATCAAGACAGAAGAGTCCAGCAGCAAAAGCCAGCAGAAAAATGCTCAGTAACATCTAAGTCTGCCCAACCACCTAGGGCTCTTAAAACTTGCTCATCTGCGACTAACACCAATGAGCCCAGTGTACCGTCTCATACCTTCATCTGAAAAAGCCTACGAAACTACGACCCAAGTCCAATTCTACTCTTCTTTAACGGAGGCACTAAAATGAATCATAAACTAGGACTCTGCTGAACCTTGTCCCCCATAGGCACTCGGATCAGCAATAACAAACAGAATCTCGACTTGTATCGCCAGAATGCCACCTACAAACCAAAATATTGGACCCGATAAAATATCCTTGATCCTATTGACATTAAACTTAGTTGAAGCTTGCATTTGCAGCCCAACATATGCATAGACCTACTCAGAGGAAACAGCGTCGTTGTTTGGGATTCATGAATAACTCGTGTTGGTCAGTACAACTAGGTCAGACAAGAAAGAAGAGGACATTGACTTGCAACCTTGACTGCACAAAGTTTGGTGGCAATGGTAGTTCGTTAGCCAATTCTGATTGGCTAGTGGCAGCAA
Coding sequences:
- the LOC116254958 gene encoding probable glycerol-3-phosphate dehydrogenase [NAD(+)] 1, cytosolic encodes the protein MVGTAAVNHSSVHPNGSAHNGNGVEEKLDELRRLLGKADGDVLRIVGVGAGAWGSVFLALLQDTYGHFRDKIQIRIWRRAGRSVDRATAEHLFEVINSREDVLRRLIRRCAYLKYVEGRLGDRTLHADEILKDGFCLNMIDTPLCPLKVVTNLQEAIWDADIVINGLPSTETRVVFEEISKYWKERLSSPIIISLAKGIEAELEPVPRIITPTQMINRATGVPMENILYLGGPNIASEIYNKEYANARICGSDKWRKPLAKFLRQPHFIVWDNSDLVTHEVMGGLKNVYAIGAGMVAALTNESATSKSVYFAHCTSEMIFITHLLTEEPEKLAGPLLADTYVTLLKGRNAWYGQMLAKGELSRDMGDSIKGKGMIQGVSAVHAFHELLGQPCLNVLHPDENRPVAPLELCPILKTLYGILITRDLPTQAILQALRDETMNDPRDRIEIAMKHAFYKPSLLRQP